ATCTCCGGGATGACGCCCCCAAAACGTACATGCTCTTCCATGGACGAGGACACTGTGTTGGTGAGCAGGGTGGTGCCCCGCACGATCCCTACGCCGGTCTCGTCGCACGAGGACTCGATGCCGAGCACCAATGGTTGCTTGGGCTGTTCCGGATGAGCGCCGCTCACGCTGTGTCTCCTTCGTGGGGTTTGTTCAGTTCAAGCCGCATGATCAGTGCATCCGTGCCGTCCCGGTAATAGCGGGGTCGGACGTGGATCTGCTCGAAGCCGAACCGCACATAGAGTTGCTGGGCCCGGGGGTTGTCTGCCCGGACCTCCAGAAGGACGTCCGCCGCCCGGCGCCGCCGCGCTTCGTCGATGAGTTCGGTCAAGACGGCGGAGCCGATGCCCTTGCCTTCAAACTCAGGCACGACGGCGATCGTCTGGACGTCCGCGATCGGCTCGATGCACATCAACCCTGCATAAGCCACGATCTCCCCGGCCACCTCAGCCACCACATAACGGCGGGTTTCGGGCTGTGCCAACTCATCGAAGAACATCTGCAACGGCCAGGCGTCCACGGGGAACAACCGGCGCTCCAGGGTCTCCACTGCCGGGATATCGGCTTCCGTCATGTCGCGCAGGGAAACCCCTGCGAGCTCAAGCTTGGGTGACAATTTCACAGTTCGCGTCCCATCACAGCGCACGCTTCCGGGGCCCGGGCACCTGCGCGTCGGATTCCCGAAGATACAGCGGGGTAGAGTCCAGCAACGCCTGCCCGGCCGTGAGCTTGGCCAAGGCAAACTGGCCCAGCGATGCTGCGTCGGGCTGGGTCTGGGCAAAGTCCTCGTTGGCATTCAGGACCTCGGCGTACAAACCTGCGCCGGCGCCGAACACCGGCAAATCCGGAAGCCCGGAAGCGAAGCCCACATGCGGCCCGTCAACAAGCTCCGGCAGTTGGCCGTCTGCCAAGGTATAGCGCGCCCAGTAGACCTCCTTGCGCCTGGCGTCGGTGGCCACCAGGAACTCAGGAGCAGCGGACGTGGACTCGGCCACCTCAAGGGCGATCGCGTCCAGGCTCATCAGGCCATACAGGGGTTTGTTCCAGACGAAAGCCAAGGTTCGGGCGGTCGCAATGC
Above is a genomic segment from Arthrobacter sp. YN containing:
- the rimI gene encoding ribosomal protein S18-alanine N-acetyltransferase, translating into MKLSPKLELAGVSLRDMTEADIPAVETLERRLFPVDAWPLQMFFDELAQPETRRYVVAEVAGEIVAYAGLMCIEPIADVQTIAVVPEFEGKGIGSAVLTELIDEARRRRAADVLLEVRADNPRAQQLYVRFGFEQIHVRPRYYRDGTDALIMRLELNKPHEGDTA
- the tsaB gene encoding tRNA (adenosine(37)-N6)-threonylcarbamoyltransferase complex dimerization subunit type 1 TsaB, coding for MLILAIDTSAVASAALISDDAMESVVDSFATEDTRSHAEVLAPGIEKLLAGAGVTGTDIDAIVTGVGPGPFTGLRSGIATARTLAFVWNKPLYGLMSLDAIALEVAESTSAAPEFLVATDARRKEVYWARYTLADGQLPELVDGPHVGFASGLPDLPVFGAGAGLYAEVLNANEDFAQTQPDAASLGQFALAKLTAGQALLDSTPLYLRESDAQVPGPRKRAL